Proteins encoded together in one Papaver somniferum cultivar HN1 unplaced genomic scaffold, ASM357369v1 unplaced-scaffold_21, whole genome shotgun sequence window:
- the LOC113339266 gene encoding putative DNA (cytosine-5)-methyltransferase CMT1, which yields MAITAASRKRGRKPKDDDPPAPKKNRTTLKIYDVEAESTAVVNLDTETSKSSQAKAVKGKGKAVVVDLPEKKKRATSKSVSKSGPKKKSDGPLKKLKSISKRKKKVGVQDEDDEEVVADLEIVNPEEAVDEEEEMEKDAQVPVEKMQRKISKCKKQNENCRLIGESVPIEEARQRWPHRYDALKIREGGEGYLHVRRHFTGAQVDGEIYHLGDCCHIKAEAGQKDYIGRIIEFFETTKKQPYIAVKWFFRAEDTVIKEHSYLIDSQRVFYSDSGDDNPLGCIVDKITVLQASSVVDGCHYFYDMSYCEIFCTFENLCTAYGEEASTSSTAVLNEGCSKDFEQDSANPDEVITLLDMYAGCGGMSTGLCMGAAESDVKLVTRWAVDFNKDACESLRYNHPETEVRNMKAEDFLRLLHEWKDLCARYHLLGSVYSKTKKPSENKEKEETEEEAQRRPPDENGEYEVDRIIGIFYGVNPDTDEGPAALHFKVKWNGWGSDWDSWEPFSELTKCDDCIKEFVTDGYQANILPLPGTVDVICGGPPCQGISGFNRFRNYEEPLNDPKNYQLVVFMDIVKFLQPKFTLMENVVDLMRFLDGTLGRYAMGRLVAMNYQVRLGLLIAGSYGLPQFRMRAFLWGAQNTKKLPQFPLPTHKVIARGFSPKQFERNVVKGDEEYTLQLKKALLLKDAIYDLPEITTHEIQDEMDYGNDELTSDFQRMIRLPKHELIGSAYPEESVALKLYDHRPLKLSEDDNLRVSKIPREKGANYRNLPGVIIDGKNKAKRDPKMAKVMIEKSGKPLVPEYALKFVRGTSKKPFGRLWWDEIVSTVVTRAEPHNQIILHPEQDRVLSIRENARLQGFPDFYRLFGTVKQRYMQVGNAVAVPVGKALGFSLAKAVNNTSGSGQVYELPLSFSR from the exons ATGGCAATTACAGCTGCTAGCCGGAAGAGAGGAAGAAAACCCAAAGATGATGATCCTCCGGCACCAAAGAAGAATAGAACAACGCTTAAAATCTACGATGTAGAAGCTGAATCTACTGCTGTAGTGAATCTAGATACTGAAACAAGTAAATCTTCTCAGGCGAAAGCAGTTAAAGGTAAAGGTAAAGCGGTGGTTGTTGATTtaccggagaagaagaagagagcaaCAAGTAAATCTGTGTCTAAATCTGGACCAAAGAAGAAATCAGATGGTCCGTTGAAGAAATTGAAGAGTATCAGTAAACGTAAGAAGAAGGTTGGTGTacaagatgaagatgacgaagaagtGGTTGCAGATCTGGAGATTGTAAACCCTGAGGAAGCCgtagatgaggaagaagaaatggagaaagaTGCTCAAGTCCCTGTGGAGAAAATGCAAAGGAAAATTTCAAAGTGTAAGAAACAGAATGAGAATTGCCGTTTAATTGGGGAATCGGTACCTATTGAAGAGGCTAGACAAAGATGGCCTCATCGGTATGATGCTTTAAAG ATTAGGGAAGGTGGTGAAGGTTATCTGCATGTGAGACGGCACTTCACTGGTGCTCAAGTAGATGGCGAGATTTACCACTTGGGAGACTGTTGTCATATTAAG GCTGAAGCTGGACAAAAAGATTATATAGGAAGAATCATTGAATTCTTTGAAACCACCAAGAAGCAACCCTACATTGCTGTGAAGTGGTTCTTCCGAGCGGAAGACACT GTCATTAAAGAACACTCTTATCTCATTGATTCACAACGGGTTTTCTATTCAGACTCTGGGGATGACAATCCACTGGGTTGTATAGTTGACAAGATTACTGTTCTACAAGCATCATCCGTG GTCGATGGGTGTCATTACTTTTATGACATGTCTTATTGTGAAATTTTTTGTACATTTGAAAATCTATGCACAG CATATGGAGAAGAAGCTAGTACATCATCCACTGCAGTTTTAAATGAAGGTTGTTCGAAAGACTTTGAGCAAGATTCTGCTAATCCTGATGAAGTTATTACACTTCTGGATATGTATGCCGGCTGTGGTGGGATGTCCACTGGCCTGTGCATGGGTGCAGCTGAGTCAGATGTCAAACTTGTCACT AGATGGGCAGTAGATTTTAACAAAGACGCTTGCGAAAGTCTTCGTTATAATCATCCTGAGACAGAG GTGCGAAATATGAAGGCTGAGGACTTTTTACGGTTGCTCCATGAGTGGAAAGATCTCTGTGCTCGTTACCATTTGTTGGGATCTGTTTATAGTAAAACAAAGAAGCCATCTGAGAACAAAGAGAAGGAAGAAACTGAAGAAGAGGCGCAGAGACGCCCACCGGACGAGAATGGTGAGTATGAAGTCGACAGGATAATAGGAATCTTTTATGGTGTAAACCCAGACACAGATGAAGGGCCTGCTGCCTTACACTTTAAG GTGAAGTGGAATGGGTGGGGCTCGGATTGGGATTCTTGGGAGCCTTTTTCGGAGCTAAC GAAATGTGATGACTGCATTAAGGAATTTGTTACAGATGGATACCAAGCCAATATATTGCCTCTCCCT GGTACTGTGGATGTTATTTGTGGTGGACCCCCGTGCCAGGGAATCTCTGGCTTCAACAGGTTCCGAAATTATGAGGAGCCTCTCAATGACCCcaagaattatcaattggttgttTTCATGGACATTGTCAAATTTCTTCAGCCAAAGTTCACTTTGATGGAGAATGTGGTAGACCTTATGCGATTTTTGGATGGAACACTTGGTCGTTATGCCATGGGTCGACTTGTAGCAATGAACTACCAAGTCCGTCTTGGTTTACTGATAGCTGGAAGTTATGGGCTTCCACAGTTCCGTATGCGGGCATTCCTTTGGGGTGCCCAAAACACCAAG AAACTGCCGCAATTTCCTCTGCCTACGCATAAGGTTATTGCTCGTGGGTTTAGCCCTAAGCAGTTTGAG CGAAATGTGGTTAAGGGGGATGAAGAATATACACTGCAGCTGAAAAAAGCTTTACTTCTAAAAGATGCAATTTATGATTTGCCTGAG ATAACAACGCATGAAATCCAAGATGAGATGGACTATGGTAATGATGAGCTTACGTCGGATTTCCAAAGGATGATTAGATTACCAAAGCATG aGTTGATTGGATCAGCTTACCCAGAGGAATCAGTGGCTTTAAAGCTTTATGACCATCGGCCGCTGAAACTAAGTGAGGATGATAATCTCCGGGTTTCTAAAATCCCCAGGGAGAAG GGCGCAAATTATAGAAACCTCCCTGGGGTTATCATTGATGGAAAAAACAAGGCAAAGCGTGACCCGAAGATGGCCAAAGTAATGATTGAAAAATCTGGAAAGCCACTG GTTCCAGAATATGCTTTAAAATTTGTCAGGGGAACTTCCAAAAA GCCATTTGGAAGACTCTGGTGGGACGAAATCGTGTCTACCGTTGTGACACGTGCCGAGCCCCATAACCAG ATAATATTGCATCCTGAACAAGATCGAGTCCTGTCAATCCGGGAGAACGCCCGTCTTCAAGGTTTTCCAGATTTTTATCGTCTGTTTGGTACTGTGAAGCAGAG GTACATGCAAGTTGGTAACGCAGTGGCTGTACCGGTAGGAAAAGCTCTAGGATTTTCTCTTGCAAAGGCTGTAAACAATACTTCTGGCAGTGGACAGGTTTATGAACTCCCTCTATCCTTCTCAAGATGA